Proteins encoded together in one Chitinophaga sp. LS1 window:
- a CDS encoding RagB/SusD family nutrient uptake outer membrane protein, which yields MKRYIWIAVLFAMACTKLKDTSYNKIIDSQFDPTTEDLASLVGAAYVNWRYVMNDWNGLFRAQEVSGDEVVIPARPNGWVDGGVYLRIHEHTWTADDDIVVQTWGRAYAGITNCNRVIYQLESGIIPISDSTAKHATLAELHVLRASYYYVLCDFYGNVPLVTEFNVPSGYLPTQNTRKEVYDFIVNEINTYLPLLSAKNDGTTYGKFNQWAAHALLAKMYLNAEVYTGVPAWAACIKQCDTLIDSHVGFALEAAQKNVFITENENSPEIIFALPFDETYVTNWNAFDIHMETLQPANQATYNLKSTPWGGICAIPQFIKTYDVDDDRLRDNWIKGQQYSAGGEVLNCTMGAYSGQPLNYINAVPGIDASEEIHGYRLGKFEIKQKAQVQLSNDWPLFRYADVLMMKAESLLRTGNTADAATLVTTVRQRSFSTNPSKATVTGADLLKGSEYDYGLRNHLDSSFQGGSDVVYGRFLDELGWEFSQEGRRRQDMIRFGVFTKKSWFSHSPNGDYRSLYPIPRTELNKNANLKQNAGY from the coding sequence ATGAAAAGATACATATGGATAGCAGTGCTGTTTGCAATGGCCTGTACCAAACTAAAAGATACCAGTTATAATAAGATCATTGATAGTCAGTTTGATCCGACTACAGAAGATTTGGCGAGTCTGGTGGGGGCAGCGTATGTAAACTGGCGGTATGTGATGAATGATTGGAATGGATTGTTCCGTGCGCAGGAAGTATCAGGAGATGAAGTGGTGATACCGGCGAGGCCGAATGGTTGGGTAGATGGGGGTGTTTATCTGCGTATACATGAGCATACCTGGACAGCGGATGATGATATAGTGGTGCAGACATGGGGGCGTGCATATGCGGGGATTACGAATTGTAACAGGGTGATCTATCAGTTAGAGTCAGGGATCATACCTATATCAGATTCAACGGCCAAGCATGCCACGCTGGCGGAGTTGCATGTATTGCGGGCATCATATTATTATGTGTTGTGTGATTTTTATGGGAATGTACCGTTAGTAACGGAGTTCAATGTGCCGTCAGGATATCTGCCTACACAGAACACACGGAAAGAGGTATATGATTTTATCGTGAATGAGATCAATACCTATCTGCCATTGTTGAGTGCGAAGAATGATGGAACGACGTATGGGAAATTCAATCAGTGGGCGGCGCATGCGTTGTTGGCAAAGATGTACCTGAATGCGGAGGTGTATACGGGTGTGCCGGCGTGGGCAGCGTGTATAAAGCAGTGTGATACGTTGATAGATTCTCATGTAGGGTTTGCATTGGAGGCAGCGCAGAAGAATGTGTTCATTACAGAGAATGAGAACTCACCAGAGATCATTTTTGCATTACCTTTCGATGAGACGTATGTGACGAACTGGAATGCATTTGATATACATATGGAGACATTGCAGCCGGCGAACCAGGCGACGTATAATTTGAAGTCAACGCCGTGGGGAGGGATATGTGCGATACCACAGTTTATAAAGACGTATGATGTGGATGATGACCGGCTCAGGGATAACTGGATAAAGGGGCAGCAGTACAGTGCGGGTGGGGAGGTGTTGAATTGTACAATGGGGGCTTATTCAGGGCAGCCATTGAATTACATCAATGCGGTACCGGGGATAGATGCATCGGAGGAGATACATGGGTATAGATTGGGGAAGTTTGAGATAAAGCAGAAGGCGCAGGTGCAGTTGAGTAATGACTGGCCGTTGTTCAGGTATGCGGATGTGTTGATGATGAAGGCGGAGAGTTTGTTACGGACGGGAAATACAGCAGATGCGGCGACGTTAGTGACGACGGTAAGGCAGCGGTCATTTTCAACGAATCCATCAAAGGCGACGGTGACGGGGGCAGATTTGTTGAAGGGGAGTGAGTATGATTATGGGTTGAGGAATCATTTGGATTCAAGTTTTCAGGGGGGGAGTGATGTGGTGTATGGGCGGTTTTTGGATGAGTTGGGATGGGAGTTTAGTCAGGAGGGGAGAAGGAGGCAGGATATGATCAGGTTTGGGGTGTTTACGAAGAAGAGTTGGTTTTCGCATAGTCCGAATGGGGATTATAGGAGTTTGTATCCGATACCGAGGACGGAGTTGAATAAGAATGCGAATTTGAAGCAGAATGCGGGTTACTAG
- a CDS encoding TonB-dependent receptor encodes MKYCGILSGVPIPLYERFQPLLKIMRFLFLVILVLCTTTLLLVARDGRGQDLSAIRLHLDIHDAKLNKVLKQIERNTELLFIIDGTVAQQASVPSLEDKERSLKEILDAVLAPNDLAYIQDGHYIIIKKSIPAVFVKPISGVVTDEKGEPLPGVSISVKGSHAGTISNEKGVFSLNSSTDNDTLVISYVGYKTQEVPVKGTSQLTIRLALSENSLQDVVVIGYGSQRKGDLTSSVATVKSESFVKGNVLDAGQLLQGKVAGLSVSAPSGDPTSGTQILLRGNTTLLGANSSPLILIDGIPGDLKTVAPEDIESMDVLKDGSAAAIYGTRGTNGVIIVTTRRPGGAYTNTVDYSGYVGTQTVARKMDMLTAADYRQQIADGTRDKSWDLGSNTDWQKAITQTPITHVHNLTFRGGNSKTNYLANVNYRSLEGIMKKSDNNTFTGRVDINHSMLDDKLRINVGLLNSNNKFTTTGDGISFNGYTYRQALIRNPTSPIYDSTGKWFEQTGLFNYENPLSRLYESSGENTSQNTRMNSTITLLPIEGLKLSALFSYTRYNEERGYSETKQHISTLRDGRNGYASVGSLQNVQRLMELTAQYNKNIGKHKFSVMGGYSYQETDYRNSYMQNWDFPTDRFSYNDIGIGYALKQGLAVQFSEKSETNLIGFFGRATYSYDDKYLLLASLRHEAASQLYGTKQPWGNFPAVSFGWRVSNEPFMKGISWLTDLKLRAGYGVTGTQPTDLFLGVGILSYGDYVYNNGVWIQTLGPSQNPNDKLRWEEKHESNFGVDYTLFNGRVSGNVDYYIRRINGLLYDYAVPSPPNLYSSTRANVGKMENKGLEVMVNIIPVKTKDFEWSTSLMFSTNTNKLITLSNELYQASVDYITTGSTGEPIQTFTNIVRVGRNIGDFYGFKVVDISNDGKWIYEGRDGKPVDYASYQHAFEDKRVLGNGLPRYYGGWNNTFRYKSFDLSVTMRGAFKYQILNFQRMYYENTGLQQYNRLKSAYDKVMGKAVLSTDMPLEFNSNYVENGDFWKIDNITLGYNFNHIQSKYIHGARVYVSTLNTLTLTGYKGIDPEVNRLGLAPGVDDRDKYPSVRTFTVGVNLNF; translated from the coding sequence ATGAAATACTGCGGTATTTTAAGCGGGGTTCCTATTCCCTTATACGAACGTTTTCAACCGTTATTAAAGATCATGCGCTTCCTGTTCCTGGTCATACTGGTTTTATGTACAACGACGCTGCTGTTGGTAGCCCGCGATGGCCGCGGGCAGGACCTGAGCGCCATCAGACTCCATCTGGATATCCATGACGCCAAACTGAATAAAGTACTAAAACAAATTGAACGCAACACTGAACTGCTTTTTATCATTGACGGCACTGTAGCCCAGCAGGCGTCGGTTCCATCACTGGAAGATAAAGAACGCTCTCTCAAAGAGATCCTGGATGCAGTACTGGCGCCAAACGATCTTGCTTATATACAGGATGGACATTACATCATTATTAAAAAATCTATTCCTGCTGTTTTTGTAAAGCCTATTTCTGGTGTGGTGACAGATGAAAAGGGAGAGCCGTTGCCAGGTGTGAGTATCTCTGTTAAAGGATCTCATGCGGGTACGATCTCTAATGAGAAAGGTGTTTTCTCTTTGAATAGTTCTACTGACAATGATACACTGGTCATCAGTTATGTAGGTTATAAAACACAGGAAGTTCCGGTGAAAGGTACCAGTCAGCTCACGATCAGATTGGCACTGAGTGAAAACTCCCTGCAGGATGTAGTGGTAATTGGGTATGGTAGTCAGCGTAAAGGCGATCTGACCAGTTCCGTTGCTACTGTGAAATCTGAAAGTTTTGTAAAGGGAAATGTACTCGATGCGGGACAGTTATTACAAGGTAAAGTAGCCGGTCTTTCTGTATCTGCACCAAGTGGCGATCCTACCAGTGGTACGCAGATCTTATTAAGAGGTAATACCACATTGTTAGGTGCGAATAGTAGTCCGCTTATACTGATCGATGGTATACCTGGTGATCTGAAAACAGTGGCGCCGGAAGATATAGAATCTATGGATGTACTGAAAGATGGTTCAGCAGCGGCGATATATGGTACACGTGGTACGAACGGTGTAATCATTGTAACCACCAGAAGGCCAGGTGGTGCGTATACCAACACCGTAGATTATAGTGGTTATGTAGGTACACAGACGGTGGCCCGTAAAATGGATATGTTGACAGCTGCAGATTACCGTCAACAAATAGCAGATGGTACGCGTGATAAATCATGGGATCTGGGGTCCAATACGGACTGGCAGAAAGCGATTACGCAGACCCCGATCACGCATGTGCATAACCTGACATTCCGTGGTGGTAACAGCAAGACGAATTACCTCGCGAATGTGAACTATCGTTCATTGGAAGGGATTATGAAAAAGTCTGACAACAATACTTTTACAGGTAGAGTGGACATCAATCATAGCATGCTGGACGATAAGCTGCGCATCAATGTAGGTTTATTGAATTCAAATAATAAGTTCACCACTACAGGTGATGGCATTAGTTTTAACGGGTATACCTACAGACAGGCATTGATAAGGAATCCGACATCTCCAATATACGACTCAACAGGTAAGTGGTTTGAACAGACAGGTTTGTTCAACTATGAAAATCCTTTGTCAAGATTGTATGAGAGCAGTGGAGAAAACACTTCACAGAATACGCGTATGAACAGTACCATCACGTTGTTGCCAATAGAGGGATTGAAACTGTCAGCGTTGTTTTCTTATACCCGTTACAATGAAGAGCGTGGTTATTCAGAGACCAAGCAACACATATCAACCTTGCGTGATGGCAGGAATGGATATGCTTCAGTAGGTTCATTACAGAATGTGCAGCGATTGATGGAACTAACGGCGCAGTATAATAAGAATATCGGCAAGCATAAATTCAGTGTGATGGGTGGGTATAGTTACCAGGAAACTGACTACCGGAATTCTTATATGCAGAACTGGGATTTTCCAACAGATCGTTTTTCATATAATGACATTGGTATAGGGTATGCCCTGAAACAAGGGCTGGCTGTGCAATTTAGTGAGAAGTCAGAAACCAACCTGATAGGTTTCTTTGGTCGTGCGACTTATAGTTATGATGATAAATATTTATTGCTGGCTTCACTGAGACATGAGGCGGCGAGTCAGTTGTATGGAACGAAGCAGCCATGGGGTAATTTCCCGGCGGTATCATTTGGTTGGAGAGTAAGCAATGAGCCATTTATGAAAGGCATCAGCTGGCTCACAGACCTGAAGCTTCGTGCGGGTTATGGAGTGACGGGTACACAGCCTACAGATCTGTTTCTGGGTGTGGGTATCCTGAGTTATGGCGATTATGTGTATAACAATGGGGTATGGATACAGACACTGGGTCCTTCACAGAATCCGAATGATAAACTGCGTTGGGAAGAGAAGCATGAATCCAACTTTGGAGTAGACTATACATTGTTCAATGGCCGGGTGAGTGGGAATGTGGATTATTATATCAGGAGGATCAATGGTTTGCTGTATGATTATGCGGTGCCTAGTCCTCCTAACTTGTATAGCAGCACCCGTGCGAATGTGGGTAAGATGGAAAACAAAGGGCTGGAAGTAATGGTGAATATCATTCCGGTAAAGACGAAAGATTTTGAATGGAGTACGAGTCTGATGTTCTCCACCAATACGAACAAACTGATCACACTTTCCAATGAGTTGTACCAGGCGAGTGTGGATTACATCACCACGGGTAGTACGGGAGAGCCGATTCAGACATTTACCAATATTGTGAGAGTGGGTCGTAATATCGGCGACTTCTATGGTTTTAAAGTAGTAGACATATCAAATGATGGAAAGTGGATCTATGAAGGTCGTGATGGGAAGCCGGTAGATTATGCTTCATATCAACATGCATTTGAAGATAAGCGGGTATTGGGGAATGGTTTGCCAAGGTATTATGGAGGGTGGAATAATACATTCCGCTATAAGAGTTTTGATCTGAGTGTGACCATGCGTGGGGCGTTCAAGTACCAGATACTGAACTTTCAGCGCATGTATTATGAGAACACGGGGTTGCAGCAGTACAATCGTCTGAAATCAGCGTATGACAAGGTAATGGGCAAGGCAGTATTGAGTACGGATATGCCATTGGAGTTCAATAGTAACTATGTGGAAAACGGAGATTTCTGGAAGATAGATAACATCACTTTAGGCTATAATTTCAATCATATTCAGAGTAAGTACATCCATGGGGCGAGGGTATATGTATCCACGCTGAACACGCTGACACTCACAGGTTACAAAGGGATAGATCCGGAAGTGAACAGGCTGGGACTGGCGCCGGGCGTGGATGACAGGGATAAGTATCCTTCTGTAAGAACATTTACTGTAGGTGTGAATCTGAATTTTTAA